From Ruminococcus sp. HUN007, a single genomic window includes:
- a CDS encoding RsmE family RNA methyltransferase has protein sequence MPRFFVDSITDEKYACITGEDARHISRSLRMKKEDALTVTCGGIDYSCVIKEISDEMVSLEVLFFNKCKSEPGIDLTLFQAVPKLDKLEFIIQKSVELGVNRIVPVLTRRCVSRPTEKDFAKKTHPLSENSAGSGQTVRKGHYS, from the coding sequence ATGCCACGATTTTTTGTAGACAGTATAACAGATGAAAAATATGCCTGTATCACGGGGGAGGATGCCCGTCATATAAGCCGTTCACTTCGCATGAAGAAGGAAGATGCACTTACTGTCACCTGCGGCGGTATCGATTATTCCTGTGTTATTAAAGAAATATCCGACGAAATGGTCTCGCTTGAGGTCCTTTTCTTCAATAAATGCAAGTCCGAACCGGGCATTGACCTTACGCTTTTTCAGGCTGTTCCGAAGCTTGACAAGCTGGAGTTCATAATCCAGAAGTCAGTCGAACTGGGCGTGAACCGGATCGTGCCGGTACTTACAAGGCGGTGTGTTTCAAGGCCGACCGAAAAGGATTTTGCGAAAAAAACTCATCCGCTATCAGAAAATAGCGCTGGAAGCGGCCAAACAGTCCGGAAGGGGCATTATTCCTGA